The proteins below come from a single Triticum aestivum cultivar Chinese Spring chromosome 5D, IWGSC CS RefSeq v2.1, whole genome shotgun sequence genomic window:
- the LOC123125112 gene encoding bidirectional sugar transporter SWEET11 — translation MAEGLFSMAHPWASAFGILGNIISFLVFLAPTPTFLRVYRKKSTEGFSAVPYVVALFSCMLWIFYALVKTNSSPLLTINAFGCVVEGFYILLYVVYAPRHARHRALAFFLLLDVAAFALIVAVTVFLVPQPSRVKVLGSVCLAFSMAVFVAPLSVIFVVIKTKSAEYMPFSLSFFLTLSAVAWFFYGLFTKDIYVTLPNVGGFFFGVAQMTLYFCYRKPDTSALVLPTGIHDVSTEPAAQQEVELPEGTHPAVAMLTVSTLPMLAELQKMEQEISSPTPRKGYIKAF, via the exons ATGGCAGAAGGGCTCTTCTCCATGGCTCACCCGTGGGCCTCCGCCTTTGGCATCCTAG GCAACATCATATCCTTCCTGGTGTTCCTCGCGCCCAC GCCGACGTTCCTGCGGGTGTACCGGAAGAAGTCGACGGAGGGGTTCAGCGCGGTGCCGTACGTGGTGGCGCTCTTCAGCTGCATGCTGTGGATCTTCTACGCGCTGGTCAAGACCAACTCCAGCCCGCTGCTCACCATCAACGCCTTTGGCTGCGTCGTCGAGGGCTTCTACATCCTGCTCTACGTGGTGTACGCGCCCAGGCACGCCAGGCACCGCgccctcgccttcttcctcctcctcgacgtcGCCGCCTTCGCCCTCATCGTCGCCGTCACCGTGTTCCTCGTGCCCCAGCCCAGCCGCGTCAAGGTCCTCGGCAGCGTCTGCCTCGCCTTCTCCATGGCCGTCTTCGTCGCCCCGCTCAGCGTCATC TTCGTGGTGATCAAGACCAAGAGCGCCGAGTACATGCCCTTCTCGCTCTCCTTCTTCCTCACCCTCAGCGCCGTCGCCTGGTTCTTCTATGGCCTCTTCACCAAGGACATCTACGTCACC CTCCCGAACGTGGGCGGGTTCTTCTTtggggtggcccagatgacgctctACTTCTGCTACCGCAAGCCGGACACGTCGGCCCTGGTGCTGCCGACGGGGATCCACGACGTGTCCACGGAGCCGGCGGCGCAGCAGGAGGTGGAGCTGCCGGAGGGCACCCACCCGGCGGTGGCCATGCTGACGGTGAGCACGCTGCCGATGCTGGCGGAGCTGCAGAAGATGGAGCAGGAGATCAGCTCGCCCACCCCGCGCAAGGGCTACATCAAGGCTTTCTGA